The following nucleotide sequence is from Methanomassiliicoccales archaeon.
ATTTTTTGGCCGTATCTTTGAGTATAAAGGTTTAGATTATTTGATTAAAGCTGAACCTATGATTTCTGAGGAGGTTCCCGGTGTTAGATTCGTTATTGCTGGTGTGGGTGAGGATATCTCAAGATATCTGGACATGATGGTACATAGAGACAGGTTTGATGTTCGTAACTACCGAATATCATATGAAGAAGGTGCCAAGTTATTCCAGGAATGTAGTCTGGTAGTGCTTCCCTACATTGATGGCTCCCAAAGCGGTATCATACCAACGGCATATGCTTTCAAGAAACCTTTAGTAGCAACCTCAATAGGCGGTATTCCAGAGCTAATCGATGACGGCTCAACAGGCATTCTCGTTCCTCCTAAAGAAGTTGGCACTTTGGCAAGGGCTATTATCAAATTGCTAAGAGATAAGGAACTGAGGCAGAGCATGGGTGAGATGGGGTTCAGGAAGCTTAAAACGGACATGAGTTGGGAAAGAATAGCAGATAGAACGATTACAATATACAACCAAGCAATGACCCAGAGATAGGATAAAGATAAGTGGATAGGAATTCGAATGGTTTAATAGTGTTGAGTTGCTAAACCTAAAATGATAAAGACCTCCACTCCGACTACTTTTTCAAGGTTCAGATATTCTAGATTGTATTTCTCTTGTAGATATTCCAGCATTTGCAAGGAACCTTGGTCGTGAATGGATAGAACAAGATATACTGAGATATTCAAGTCCAATGATTGTATGATGATTTGATCAGTCTCTGATTCTCTTATATCACTAGGCACTCGAGGGAGATAGAAGATGTTTTGCCTCTCTGGGAATAATAACTTCCTTCCGTAAATGTCTGATATGAATATATCATCCACTCCAGTGGCGTTTAGAACATCGGCCTTGCCCTCAAGAATTATCTCTTCCTTATGATTGAGGTCTATCAAACCATAAGGCTGAAATAGGATCGCGATTGAAAATGACGCGACAATAAGCACGATCACTATGGCAATTGCGACTAGATGAACCCATTTTCGAAGGTGATTCTTCACCCATAGGAGGAGACCTATTACTCCTATTGGAAGAATCACATACAGGGGGAGCATATATCGAAGAAATGAAGAATGGAGATCCATTTGAAAGAATCCATAAGTGCTTGTATCCCTTCCATAGAACAGTATTAAACATACTGCCACTGAGACTACGAATAAAGGATAAGTCCTATATTTTGGACCCATCGTGTAAGAACCTACTATTGAGGGCACTAGTAAAGGAAATGCGAAGCTCGATCCAAGAAAATAAAGGGTAGACGTACCAATTGAATCTAGACTGAACCCCATGTTAAATATCCAGGGAACTCTGACTCCATTAGGATAGCCAGAATTTATAAGTGGCCAGGTGACTCCACACTGTCCACCAAGAAAAAGTGCGTCATTATAGAGCAGATAGTCCATCACCGGGTACAAGATGGCTATGACAAATAGTAGGGGAACGAGAAACTTCACATAAGACATCTTTTCACTTTTTTCGAAATAGAAGAGAATGAGAAACGGTATTGCCAGAATAATAGCATCTGGCCTTATAAAAACGGCTATTGATAACAGTAGGCCAGTTACGAAAAACCTCCTGTCGCTCCTAATTAGAAAAACCGAACATGTTGCAAGTAAGAAAAATGTTACCATGATTATATTGGAGAAATTATCCACAGACCATTTGGCGAATACTGGCATGGATAACAAGATGAATGCTCCAAATAACCCCCATTTCCTCGAATCGGTATATCCCTTGACCAAGAAAAATGTTGAAGCAACACATATTCCTCCAAAGAAACCGCTCACAAGGAAAAATGAATTATAACCAAAGATTGAGATGACTAACGCATAAAAAGAGATTTCACCTGGGAAAGTGTTCGTATATAATTCAGTAGGCGTTCTATAATTTCCATAAGGGGCAAACCCATACGTCTTATAATCTTCATTAACTGGATTATAAATATTGATACCTTGTCCGGAAGAAAGCAATTCCGCAGGGTATAAATCCGAAATTATATCCCCAGTATGAGTTGGGCTTGGAACTACAAAATACCAGAAAAAAGTGCAAGAGATTATGACTAAGAAGATAACAATGGATATATCGATGACAAGCTCTCTTCTTATCAAGATCTTATTCCACATTTTATCTAGATAACTTTGGAGGATTGGCTTTCTAAATACAGAAGCGAGGTCCTTGCTGATGCTGATTCGTCTCAGATACCCAATAGGGCGATCAAGGTTTTCAGCATAATCTTTGGCCCGATGAATAGATTCATCCATCATAATCGTACTCATGTCTAGGATTCGATTTTGAGGGCTATGGCTTTCAACCTTTTCATGATTGCCGTTAATATTTTGTAGATGTGTAATAAATAATCATATATAGATTAAAAAAGAGAATCTAATAACGCATATGATCATCTTCGAATAGATCTTGATCTCGTAGACTCTGACGGTCATAGACTATTGCGGTCGAATCTGGGAATAGTAGAAATAAGCAATGAAGAATCCTGAAAATGCCATTAGAACCAATACTAGCAAAGTATCTTTATCAGTAATCGACCAAATCAGAATGGCACCGAAGGCTGCGGCGCCAATAATCATTAGAAGATCCTTTCGATTCAACTTATCATTGAATTCTTTGTTTTCGTGGGAATAAAAGCCAAGAATCGTGATAACGACTATTACCATGGATGAGACAAGAATGGAAGTCTCATCAAATGCCTCGTTAAATACGGTTGTGTTGAGTACTGAAATGAATAATAATCCCAAAACAACAAAGATCAACAGAACTTGGAAGGCTTTAGCAATTATTCCTAAAATCAATGAACTATGGTAGGAATCTCTATTACTATGGATATATTCAGATGATAGAAATGTGAAATCATCATCTCTTTCCCTGGATTGGCTATTCGAATCCCACCTTCTTGAGATAGTAAAGCCTCCAAATGCTATCTAGGCTTTGTGATACCAAGGGGAGATATCAATGTTTTCTTGTAATTTCATCTGGAGGAAATTACCACCGTAACGGAGCCATGAAATTATTTTATTATTAAATTGATGGCATTAAGAATAACACTAGAGCAATTAATGCAGAATATCCCAAGCAATAGAATCACCGAAATATATATCGGCTATTTTGTCAATCGCCCAGCAGATAGAACGGCAGAAAACACCTGGTTTTATCATGAGAACTATTGCATTAATACCCGCATATAATGAAGAAAGAAACATCGAAAATATCATAACTCAAACCAAGAAATTTGTTGATCACATTCTTGTCATAGATGATGGAAGTACAGATAGAACTAGAGAACTGGCGAAAAAAGCAGGAGCTGAGGTCTTCTCTCATAAGAAGAATCAGGGCCTAGGAGTCACCATTCGAACTGGGTATTTACTGGCCTTAGATATGAAATATGATATAGTTGTGCAGATTGATGCTGATGGACAATATACCCCAAATGAGATCCCGGCTTTGGTAAGGCCAATCATTGAAGATGAAGCCGATATGGTTCTTGGAAGTAGGCTCGAGAATCTAATGTATGAAATGCCCAGAATCAAGAAGATTGGAAACAGAGCGTTTACCTGGGTTCTAAGGAAAATGACACATGAGGATATCAAGGATGGACAGACGGGTTTTAGAGCCTTAAGACGAGAAGTTCTTGAAACGGCTTTACCCAGCAGTAAATTCTCGTATACTCAGGAAATGATAATCAGAGTGGCAAAGGAAGGGTGGAGGATTAAGAGTGTTCCAATTCACTTCTACCCCCGTTACGATGGAAAATCCAGACTTTTTGGATCGTCGATCGCATTTGCCGTCAAGGGATGGGTGATCATCTTGCGAACGTTGAGGGATTATCACCCCCTTTCTTTCTTCGGATTCCCTGGTTTATTATTGGGCATATCAGGCTTCATAGTTTGTCTTTATGTCCTAGCTA
It contains:
- a CDS encoding glycosyltransferase family 2 protein, coding for MRTIALIPAYNEERNIENIITQTKKFVDHILVIDDGSTDRTRELAKKAGAEVFSHKKNQGLGVTIRTGYLLALDMKYDIVVQIDADGQYTPNEIPALVRPIIEDEADMVLGSRLENLMYEMPRIKKIGNRAFTWVLRKMTHEDIKDGQTGFRALRREVLETALPSSKFSYTQEMIIRVAKEGWRIKSVPIHFYPRYDGKSRLFGSSIAFAVKGWVIILRTLRDYHPLSFFGFPGLLLGISGFIVCLYVLAMYITTGLVSPRMPTLILGVLLLLSGIQLFFAGMTADMIKTHPPNGANWKKPPGSY